Proteins from one Bos indicus x Bos taurus breed Angus x Brahman F1 hybrid chromosome 19, Bos_hybrid_MaternalHap_v2.0, whole genome shotgun sequence genomic window:
- the TMEM11 gene encoding transmembrane protein 11, mitochondrial isoform X2: protein MVSLSATDCYIVHEIYNGENAQDQFEYELEQALEAQYKYIVIEPTRIGDETARWITVGNCLHKTTVLAGTACLFTPLALPLDYSHYISLPAGVLSLACCTLYGISWQFDPCCKYQVEYDAYRLSRLPLHTLTSSTPVVLVRKDDLHRKRLHNTIALAALVYCVKKIYELCAV from the coding sequence GGTGAGCCTGTCGGCCACAGACTGTTACATTGTACACGAGATCTACAACGGGGAGAACGCCCAAGACCAGTTTGAGTATGAGCTGGAGCAGGCCCTGGAAGCCCAGTACAAGTACATCGTGATCGAGCCCACCCGCATCGGCGACGAGACGGCCCGCTGGATCACCGTGGGCAACTGCCTGCACAAGACCACCGTGCTGGCGGGCACCGCCTGCCTCTTCACCCCCCTGGCGCTGCCCCTGGATTACTCCCACTACATCTCCCTGCCCGCAGGCGTGctgagcctggcctgctgcaccCTCTACGGCATCTCCTGGCAGTTCGACCCCTGCTGCAAGTACCAGGTGGAGTACGACGCCTACAGACTGTCCCGCCTGCCCCTGCACACACTCACCTCGTCCACCCCGGTGGTGCTGGTCCGGAAGGACGACTTGCACAGAAAGAGACTGCACAACACGATAGCGCTGGCGGCCCTGGTGTACTGTGTCAAGAAGATCTACGAGCTCTGCGCGGTATGA